A genomic segment from Phycisphaerae bacterium encodes:
- the polA gene encoding DNA polymerase I produces MTERKLYIVDGHSHLYAAYFAIRNLSSASGEPTNATYGVTSVLLKILREHKPDYLVAVFDPPGKTFRSELYPEYKANRPPMAEDMAVQIRRCHQVLEAMGVPVIVVPGYEADDVIATLAEQARAAGIKTVICSKDKDLQQLLDGDVVIYDSTKEKMIDTKVLDTEKGVSAGQIIDFLALMGDTTDNVPGVPGVGPKTAAKLIQEYGSLNGVIENKDKLTPKVREFFSDPRNVEKIRLSQRLVTLRKDVPLRFEPEQWRPEIPDRGRLATLLTELGFTRFIQQFGLEEASQELREQARVDTQIEKPQFRQVRSLEELETLARRFGAGKRLSVDTETTGTDPMASRLVGVSLCADDREAFYVPLRSVDGQHLEADKALAILKALLEDAKVGKVGQNLKYDLIVLRNAGIELANVAFDSMVASYLLDPSRAGHNLDLLAKEFLGYDTIKIGELIGKGRNQLTLDQVPTEAVTEYSAEDAWVAWRLCERLGPPLRENHLSNLFEEVEMPLVRVLADMEYRGVTIDTEKLAKLSNRLGDQLLDLTRRIHQQVGRSFNIDSPKQLAEVLFDALSLPVGRLTKTGRSTDGDVLESLAWKHPVPKMVLEYRQLIKLKNTYIDKLPEMISERTGRIHASFNQTVTATGRLSSSEPNLQNIPIRSELGQQIRAAFVPADPQRNVLLTCDYSQIELRLLAHFSKDPSLVKAFREDLDIHSFVASQVFGVDINLVTSEQRRVAKTVNFGLMYGQTAHGLAQTIGVTRTEAQKFIDAYFRTYSTVGELREKVVREAKDSGYAMTILGRRRPIPELHSRNPGLRHFGERTAFNAVVQGSAADLIKVAMIDIHEKVHKGQLPAEMLVQVHDELVFEAPRDGIERTAAEVSELMENAIKVDVPIKVDAAWGENWMEGK; encoded by the coding sequence ATGACCGAACGGAAATTATACATCGTCGACGGGCATTCGCATCTTTATGCCGCATATTTTGCGATTCGGAACCTGTCGAGCGCGTCGGGCGAGCCGACCAACGCAACGTATGGAGTGACGTCGGTGCTGCTGAAGATTCTGCGGGAGCATAAGCCGGACTACCTGGTGGCGGTATTTGACCCGCCGGGCAAGACGTTCCGGTCGGAGCTTTATCCGGAGTACAAGGCGAACCGTCCGCCGATGGCGGAGGATATGGCGGTGCAGATTCGGCGGTGCCACCAGGTGCTGGAGGCGATGGGGGTGCCGGTGATTGTGGTGCCCGGTTACGAGGCTGACGACGTGATCGCCACGCTGGCTGAGCAGGCCCGGGCGGCGGGGATCAAGACGGTCATTTGTTCGAAGGACAAGGACCTGCAGCAGTTGCTGGACGGGGATGTCGTCATCTATGACAGCACCAAAGAAAAGATGATTGACACTAAGGTATTGGATACCGAAAAAGGAGTGAGCGCGGGTCAGATCATCGATTTTCTGGCGTTGATGGGGGATACGACGGACAATGTGCCCGGGGTTCCTGGGGTGGGCCCCAAGACGGCGGCGAAGCTGATCCAGGAGTACGGGAGCCTGAATGGCGTTATAGAAAATAAAGATAAGTTGACGCCGAAGGTGAGGGAGTTTTTTTCGGATCCGCGGAACGTGGAAAAGATTCGGTTGTCGCAGCGGCTGGTGACTCTGCGGAAGGACGTTCCGCTGCGGTTTGAGCCGGAGCAATGGCGGCCGGAGATACCGGATCGGGGTCGGCTGGCGACACTGCTGACGGAGTTGGGGTTCACGCGGTTCATTCAGCAGTTTGGTCTGGAGGAGGCGAGCCAGGAGCTTCGCGAGCAGGCGCGGGTCGATACGCAGATCGAGAAGCCTCAGTTCCGGCAGGTTCGTTCGCTGGAGGAGTTGGAGACGCTGGCCCGGCGGTTTGGCGCGGGCAAGCGTCTCAGCGTGGACACGGAGACGACGGGGACGGACCCGATGGCGTCGCGGCTGGTAGGCGTGTCGTTGTGTGCCGACGATCGGGAGGCGTTTTACGTGCCGCTGCGGTCGGTCGACGGGCAGCACCTGGAGGCGGACAAGGCGCTGGCGATTCTCAAGGCGCTGCTGGAGGATGCGAAGGTCGGGAAGGTGGGGCAGAATCTGAAGTACGATCTGATCGTGCTGCGGAACGCGGGGATCGAGCTGGCGAACGTGGCGTTCGACTCGATGGTGGCGAGCTACCTGCTGGACCCGTCGCGGGCGGGCCACAACCTGGATCTGCTGGCCAAGGAGTTTCTGGGGTACGATACGATCAAGATCGGGGAGTTGATCGGCAAGGGTCGGAATCAGCTCACGCTGGACCAGGTGCCGACGGAGGCGGTGACGGAGTACTCGGCTGAGGACGCGTGGGTGGCGTGGCGGCTTTGCGAGCGGCTCGGGCCGCCGTTGCGGGAGAACCACCTGTCGAACCTGTTCGAGGAGGTGGAGATGCCGCTGGTGCGGGTGCTGGCGGACATGGAATATCGGGGGGTGACGATCGACACGGAGAAGCTGGCGAAGCTGTCGAACCGGCTAGGCGATCAGTTGCTGGATCTGACGCGGCGGATTCACCAGCAGGTGGGCCGTTCGTTCAACATCGACTCGCCGAAGCAGTTGGCGGAGGTGCTGTTCGATGCGTTGTCTCTGCCGGTGGGCCGGCTGACCAAGACGGGCCGGAGCACCGACGGGGACGTGCTGGAGTCGCTGGCGTGGAAGCATCCGGTGCCGAAGATGGTGCTGGAGTATCGCCAGCTCATTAAGCTCAAGAACACGTACATCGACAAGCTGCCGGAGATGATCAGCGAGCGGACGGGGCGGATTCACGCGTCGTTCAATCAGACGGTGACGGCGACGGGCCGGCTGAGCTCGAGCGAGCCGAACCTTCAGAACATTCCGATCCGGTCGGAGCTCGGGCAGCAGATCCGGGCGGCGTTCGTGCCGGCGGACCCGCAGCGGAATGTGCTGTTGACGTGCGACTATTCGCAGATCGAGCTTCGGCTGTTGGCGCACTTCAGCAAGGACCCGAGTTTGGTCAAGGCGTTTCGGGAGGACCTGGACATCCATTCGTTTGTGGCGTCGCAGGTATTCGGCGTGGACATTAACCTGGTGACGTCGGAGCAGCGGCGGGTGGCCAAGACGGTGAATTTCGGGCTGATGTACGGCCAGACGGCGCACGGGCTGGCGCAGACGATCGGCGTGACGCGGACGGAGGCGCAGAAGTTCATCGACGCGTATTTCCGGACGTATTCGACGGTTGGGGAGTTGCGCGAAAAGGTGGTGCGCGAGGCCAAGGACAGCGGGTACGCGATGACGATCCTCGGTCGGCGGCGGCCGATCCCGGAGCTGCATTCGCGTAATCCGGGTTTGCGGCACTTCGGCGAGCGGACGGCGTTTAACGCGGTGGTGCAAGGGTCGGCGGCGGATTTGATCAAGGTGGCGATGATCGACATTCACGAGAAGGTGCACAAGGGACAACTGCCGGCGGAGATGCTGGTGCAGGTGCACGACGAGCTGGTGTTCGAGGCCCCACGAGACGGGATCGAACGGACTGCAGCCGAAGTCAGCGAGCTGATGGAGAACGCGATCAAGGTGGACGTGCCGATCAAGGTGGACGCGGCGTGGGGGGAGAACTGGATGGAAGGCAAGTAG
- a CDS encoding adenylyltransferase/cytidyltransferase family protein yields the protein MAGSSRKIKDLDSLLAALRIDREAGKTVVQCHGCFDIVHPGHIRYLEFAKRQGDVLVVSLTADSAFTKNDGRPCIPDALRAENLAALECVDYVVIDPHPTAKEILSQIKPDAYVKGREYEQRADPRFLEEKQVVESYGGKTIYSSGEVVFSSTALKLAHGDSIDIADQKLELYCKRYQINRRTAEQALRQALGLKVLVVGDLVVDRYVFCDASDVASEAPVISLAQLDQQEYLGGSAIIAQHIKSLGGEPFLISSIGRDLASYMVLEELDRQEIEHFMIHNRSRPVSKTRYLVEEQKIVKVDDHLVQPTDTQLEKRILDQVAQRADEFQAVIFCDFGYGLLTAGLIEKLTAMLRDRVGWISADVSGTRGKLMAFRNVDLLTPTEREIRAAMHDFEQGLSPLAHMLLTRTDSRNLFVTLGRKGLVIFDGANRTRDGRPNPDARLRSEHIPTLAASILDRLGCGDALLATSTMVLAAGGTLEMAGYLGSLAAAIELGRLGNVPVSYEMMMHALDAQAELRYLRQPPARAAGA from the coding sequence ATGGCAGGTTCCTCCAGGAAAATCAAGGATCTCGATAGCCTTCTGGCGGCTTTGCGCATCGACCGCGAGGCCGGCAAGACTGTCGTCCAATGCCACGGCTGCTTCGACATCGTCCACCCCGGTCACATCCGCTACCTCGAATTCGCCAAACGACAAGGCGACGTCCTGGTGGTCAGCCTCACCGCCGACTCCGCCTTCACCAAGAACGACGGCCGACCCTGCATCCCCGACGCCCTCCGGGCTGAGAACCTCGCCGCCCTCGAGTGCGTCGACTACGTGGTCATTGACCCTCACCCGACCGCCAAGGAAATCCTAAGTCAAATCAAGCCGGACGCTTACGTCAAAGGCCGCGAGTACGAACAGCGGGCCGACCCCCGCTTCCTCGAAGAAAAGCAGGTCGTCGAAAGCTACGGCGGCAAGACCATCTACTCCAGCGGCGAAGTTGTCTTCTCCTCCACCGCCCTCAAGCTCGCCCACGGCGACTCCATTGATATTGCTGACCAAAAGTTAGAATTATACTGCAAGCGATATCAGATCAACCGCCGCACCGCCGAGCAGGCCCTCCGCCAGGCCCTCGGCCTGAAGGTTCTGGTCGTCGGCGATCTGGTCGTCGACCGCTACGTCTTCTGCGACGCCTCCGACGTGGCCAGCGAGGCTCCCGTGATCTCCCTGGCCCAACTCGATCAGCAGGAGTACCTCGGCGGCTCAGCCATCATCGCCCAGCACATCAAATCCCTCGGCGGCGAGCCGTTCCTGATCTCCTCGATCGGACGCGACCTGGCCAGCTACATGGTGCTCGAAGAACTCGACCGACAGGAAATCGAGCACTTCATGATCCACAACCGAAGCCGACCGGTCAGCAAGACCCGCTATCTCGTCGAAGAACAGAAAATCGTCAAGGTCGACGACCACCTCGTTCAGCCGACCGACACCCAACTCGAAAAACGCATCCTCGACCAGGTCGCCCAACGGGCCGACGAGTTCCAAGCCGTCATCTTCTGCGATTTCGGCTACGGCTTGCTCACCGCCGGCCTCATCGAAAAACTCACCGCCATGCTCCGCGACCGCGTCGGCTGGATCTCAGCCGACGTCAGCGGAACCCGCGGCAAACTCATGGCCTTCCGCAACGTCGATCTGCTGACTCCCACCGAACGCGAAATCCGCGCCGCCATGCACGACTTCGAGCAGGGCCTCTCGCCCCTGGCCCACATGCTCCTGACCCGCACCGACAGCCGAAACCTCTTCGTCACCCTCGGCCGCAAGGGACTCGTCATCTTCGACGGCGCCAACCGCACCAGGGACGGCCGGCCCAACCCCGATGCCCGCCTCCGCAGCGAACATATTCCCACCCTCGCCGCCAGCATCCTCGACCGTCTCGGCTGCGGCGATGCCCTGCTGGCCACGTCCACCATGGTCCTGGCCGCCGGCGGCACCCTCGAAATGGCCGGCTACCTCGGTTCCCTTGCCGCCGCCATCGAACTTGGCCGACTCGGCAACGTCCCCGTCAGCTACGAAATGATGATGCACGCCCTCGACGCCCAGGCCGAACTCCGCTACCTCCGCCAACCGCCCGCCCGCGCCGCCGGGGCCTAG